A stretch of DNA from Oryza brachyantha chromosome 9, ObraRS2, whole genome shotgun sequence:
GAGCACTGCATGTAGGCGCCAGACTCCTGTCTACATGCTATATAGCAACACATTTGGAGATGGCCTAATTTTCTAACTAAACTAtgttgcaaatttgcaatttcTAATCAGCTTCGTTTCTGTTCTGTTCTCCTAATGTCTTGGCAACTTTAGATAATGTGGCATGTTTGCATAATTTCAGGTGCCTTATGGCATTGGCTGTTGTGAGAAATGACTTCTATGATCTGCGCAACAAGTTTCAGACTATGCTTCAGGTGGTTATCTTATCTCCTCTTATTGGCTTTCTTACAGACAGTCACTAACTGTGAGTACCGCATACGAAGGGTTGATAGTGTATCATATCATATAACTTAAGAATAATCTCCTTGGTTTTGTTCCTGCTACAATTTATTATGACATGATTTGACACCAAGTTATGTTGGAAGTTTCTGGAAACTTTCCTTGATGGGCgagtgtttctttttttttttggggttatGCTTGGATAGTTGTATATCATAGTTCCAATCAATCACCGGTGTTTTTCTCTACTCAAATTGAGTCTGAATATCTGGATACCAACCCAAACCTTGGCACttgattgattattttgttatgttttGTTCACCAGCTGCTCATTTAGCCTTCTTGTTGAGCACCGTAAAGCTTCTGTTGATGCATGGTTTCTAGTAGATCTTCATTATTGACATAGTGCCTTTTGATGCAGCTGGAGCAGCAAATCCAGGCTTATGATCCCAAACAGCAATAATTGAAGCAAAAGAGTGTAGCTGCATGTGATCTCACATGATAAATGTATCTTTGAAGATGTAGACCATGTTCAATGGGTTTCAGGCTTAGAGTGCGTGTGTATGTGTGCAGAATCAAATCATTTGATTTGAGGCTTCATGCTTCCAACTTTGAGCTCACAACCCTTTAATTGTTAGTAACAAAACTGATCGTCTAGTGTCGATGTACCTGTTACCTGTCTGTGTTCGGTTGGCAGCCACCCTTGCAAACACTGGTTGCCTGGTGACTTATTTAGCTGGCTTCTGGCACTTTCGAAATGGGAAGTGGGTGTGTGATATTGCACCATAATTTATGACCTGAGTTGTGAAGTCTTGCTACTGGGTGGTAtactataagtatataaacaaCAATCACCTGTTTAATACCAACAAGCATGGGCTCACTTTTGAAAATTTCATGCTGTTGTGTAGGTCTCtagtaaaaaggaaaaaacaaactacacGGTTGCTTTGTTTAGTCAGTACTCGGTGCCTAGTAATGTATTGTGAAAGACAGCAAGGAAGCAATTCGATGCAAACAAAAACCATATTCAAACCAGCACTACAGCTCCTAAGAAATGCTGCTCTTTGTTCCCGTAGCATTGCAACTAAATTATATGTGTGTTTGGAGGCTTTTCACTTCatctttataatatttgataggAATGAAACACACGGAAGTAAACTATACTTGATTGATGCAAAATGGCAGAACAGAGCGTGCGTGGTACGTGCAACCCCTGCGTGATGAGATTTTCATCTCGATAGTCGCTGCAGCTCTCTACCTGTTCTTCGCATTGGTCGTCCACTCGTCCAGATACAGTTAGTTTAATATCCTTTTCACTCTAGTTTTTAAATTATCCGTAGATTCGGATATATTTCTGTGGTATTAAATTAGATTCTGTTGAAAGATGTGTAGATGAAGAATTGAAGATGATGTGTGCGCACCACCGGtatgtttatttgtttcttctgAACAATTAATTGGATTAGCCGTGCTTGCATGTCTTTTCAATTTCACACAGCCTGGAAAGTATAGAAGAGGGTTTCAGTTGAGCTGCATCGTGAAAACAGTGTCGGTCCATCTGCTATCCCACATTCAAAATTCTAGgattcaaatataaacatatctaggatttaaattttatactataatataaatatttatgcacTGATTTacatgatttcaatcattttaaTTATTCCAGATCTAATCAGATGCTTGGAAagagaatctaatcaattcaaaattcaaaaattgactACTAAGGTGactaaaagaaaagagaatctTTTAAAATCTTCTTAGTCTATACTAAACaaactagaaatacttatacttTGTAATAGAGGTAGTACTTTTGTAtgattatacttttatgtGACATGTATGATACTCCATTcgcgtaaaaaatataaaccatGCATGATATTGGCATGGTCTCGAGTAACATACTTGGGCCATTAATCGATTTCATAATGTATTATCAACAACTACAAAATAACatcatgaaaataattttaaatacgaATCAAACGATACCACATGTGTGACacttgtaagatcataagcatgattaatattttctgatgaacaattggcttgccatttggtttataaattgaatttggtttggaaacaattaaggtgttggtgcgagtgtgtgtaactaatgtgagtcaggttgcgatatctgtgctcggaaacggttggtttgtctctagttgtgcaggtgacttgaagtcaatatcggtcaatagcggtgggatcgtgactaggctcagggaggagctgaggtccggacgatcgaggatgccaggtgacgatattgaatacgagttggcacatggtggagcaacaccgtgtgggatggaatcgtaacgggcttcacatgttgtatgtgtaagcgtcgaaaaaatcgggaagtaaatcggatcaaaactggatgagaaaagaaaaggaatttgctacaggttcgGACACTGCAGCAGCGtcgttactgtagcgcgcggcactgtagcaaccggatcggattactgtagcggacccggattactgtagcgcggcgggtactgtagcagtcggactactgtagcacgcctgattttggcatgttggatttaattaggaaaactaagagatgagccatattagtataaggagtcctactactatttggtgatagacttttcgatataaatagagaccgaggggtatgcccccggtgtgcttttgtgagacttagttgttgattctagatcgacgattttgataggagtgctgttggtgcactttgtaaataccagttgatgcaataaagtcaagatcattcaatctacgttttcgactttcatctactggtgattttttggattccgacgatccgatcgacgtcataggagtggcgcgattcgatgatctgctcaacggcacatgagcggcacgatcaaggtagcagcgacacaggagcgacgtgattaaggtagcaagtcttcgtcaatttcttcgacagaggtaatcctttattccgcgaaagatttttgggttttgtttttccctaccattcaccccccctctggtaggtttgtttgatcttatTCGATCCTACAACACtaaagatatatattgataGTATGATAATTAGTGAAATGTATGAATGCTAGCTTTGCGGTACCTTATGTTTTTATACCGAGGATAAGATAATTGTTGGCCAAACCCCTACgtattatgtttattttatacaGAGGGAGTGCTAATTGCTACTTGGGCTAGTTTGGACGATGAAGCCGTGCATTGGAGTAATTAGCATCTGTCTGTAGCCTGTAACTGTATGTAATATTGTCAGAAAGCAAGCAACTGGAATGGTAGCAGCAAGTTGAGAGCTCTCTCCTTCAGCAGAGCTGTGTTTTGCAATGCAGAGCCGTAGGGACCGTATCTATTAAAACTGTGCCGCCTATGTTGGACGAGTGATGTCTCAACTGACTGACCATGCATCTAACTGGATCTCAATCCCCAATACTACATTACATTGATGACTGAAGCGCCACATGCATGCTAGCAGACTGAATTGGTTGGTTGGTGCAACATTTACtgatatgatatgatgatTCTCCATATATGTGCTCCAGATGAGGATAAAAAAGACATGGATTCCACCTAAATCTACATCTACTCCTCCTCCCAGGTCTTTGAAGTCGAGCAATTTCCTGCTAAAATCTTGTTTGGTGTCATGATGGTACTGAACAAATTGACATCTCATTATTCATGAGCTTCACTTGCATCGCACTTCATGTTCAAGAGAAATTGGGAGCACATGCTTCCCCTCTTCTCTGTCCATTTGACCATCTGACTGGCACACAAGTGAGTTTATCACACCAAAGAGATGGGCACTTTTCGTGTCTAGTGCTAAGTGTGATGGCTCTTGTATTCTCCTTGGACTAGGACTACTGTACATTTTCAGGCATTTGCCGATTTGCAGCCCGGATGTTCAGACAGATCAATGTCAGTCTTGAGAATAATAGAGAATGATTATGGCAGAGCTGAAGAAAGAACAGCAACCAAGGTATACTTAATTACTCAAAATTAAGTCGAATTAAGTTGGTCCCAAGGGACCAGCTTGCTGCGAACAGTTGCATCGCTCATTGATTTCTTTCACGATCTGTATGCACTTcaaactactactactacagtaGTAGCTAATACCTTCTGTAGATTACTCCCACGCAGCTGTGTTCACTCGGTACATAATAACACAAGAGCTTTCTTGCCGTGATGTATTTTCCTTTCTGAAAACTTTAGCTACTACTTGTTGACCTACTTGCGGATAGCAATATTAGTAGAGAAAATGTTTGTATTAGCTCACCAAACTTGTTCAACGCAAaagtgtttttgttttgttgattaGGATTTTGTTAGGACAAGCGCGTAAAGCTGATAAAATCCTAATACATTATCCAATTGAATTGTAAAATATCGATTATGACATAAAGTATTTCATGAACCATCATGATCAAGGTTGCATGCATCATGCTTGGAATGTCATAACTGACATTACCTGTATTgacaaagtattttttttcattagaaTAACGTCTCAGCTACTGCTAACTACATCTCATgctccctttcctttttcctgctttccttttcatttctgtCTGCACGAAAAATATGCCGTGTAGTACCATTAAATCCTCTCTGTCTTAGGTGACAAAAAGACTCAGATTAGGTGACCATGTGGTGATATATATGTTAGAAAACACAAAAACTTGAATGATTGAGCTAGCGTTAAATTAAATTCGGATTTAATTCTTTCAGATGATGTAATTGATTAGCCGCAACTTCGACTGGTCAGTTCTCACTATCGATCCCCACAAGACGATGGCGATGTGCGTCGATCATTATACTAGATACGTACACATGATACATGCAGGTTCTGTAATATGAATGAAACTGCAGGTTACAGTAAAATTACCTTGTCTGCAATAAGCTAGAGATATGGCTGGAGACTTGGATTCCAGTGATGTCGCCTTGAAAGCGTTGGTTCCCGTTGTTAATTTCGTGCACTCAAGCCAGCCTCCGGAAGAGACTTTGCCCCCACACACATTATATTGTGCCCTAGCTTGCATTCTTGTGTATAAATTAAGAGCCTCTTTTGGTACGgtgcaaacctaacacacacacacacaagcaCCTTTGCTTCCTCTAGCTCTAGCTTCTCTTGCTCTCTTCTCCTCCCTTGCCCTAGTTTCCTTGCTTCATATATCCATCTCTCTATACTAGCTTCTTGTCACAAACACGGAAATTGATGAGCAATATGGTTGGCACAATGGATGAAGGGAGGATCATTGAATATTTCAAGAACAAGACCGTCCTCATCACTGGATCAACAGGCTTTCTTGGAAAGAGTATGCATGCCaatcatatacatatatgttctCTGAATGTCCTGAAAATACTGTTGCTTATGCATTATATATAGTGTTTTATCCGTTGTTCCTGGTTAATTTGCTCTTGTTTTGGTGGGTGCATGCAGTATTGGTGGAGAAGATATTGAGGGTTCAGCCTGATGTCAGGAAGATCTATCTCCCGGTGAGAGCGGTAGACTCAGCGACTGCAAAGCAACGGATGCAGACCGAGGTGTGTCTGTGTGCTTAATTTCTCCgtgttcttctctctctctctccttttcttttgtgtttATGCTTTTCTACTCTCTTGATCAGTAACTAAACACTAACAGCATATGCATGGTTCTCTTTTTAATTAGGGTACCCTTTTAATTATATGAGTTCATGATGCAAGGAACCTGAAGCTCTTTTCTAGACCAAGAATATTGCAAGTTGATcttttgattattatttttttctaattcgTGTTGTTCctttaatatatttgtttgctGCTTAATTATGCATGTGAGGTATTGGATCATAGGCGAGTAGATTATGACCGCTCCGGCCAGTCACATGCACAATCAATTCATACCTCTAACACATtaggaacaaaaaaaacctcaagTTATTTCTCCTTAGAAGGGCCATCCAACTACGTTGGggctatcttttcacttttctaggggaaaaagacaaacgacgtatttgcaaacgaaatgcaatttatgaataaaacttttatatacgtgttattaacgatctaaaaataaatgttaaaaataaaactataacaaaaaaaactctaaaatcaactttaaatttaaggttaaaaatttaaattttggcttacaagcataagcaaaatcgAAAAGCGATGCTCTGTCAGGCAAACAAGAGTGTACTAGGTATTTTGAGTTGGATGTGAACCATGAATTGATTATACACAGTGCGAAGTGAACAGTGCTAACTACTACGTACATATTAGTGACAGAAACTAAAGAATTAATCATCGATCGGTCCCCTACTGCCGCCGGATGTTATTCAGATTAGATCACCTCATCTCATAGTTGCAGTCATGCAGATCCTGAAGTGTAGCCATCAGGATCTAGATGCATATGCATGAATATGACAGACAAATTGAAGTCTCTCCAATTGCACCAAAGAGCGTCGTTTTCTCCTCTAATATAGTATGTCACTTCAGCTCATCAGCAAATAGAAAGGTAGTGTAGTATAGATCCTTATTAGTATGACATATCCAGCCGATTGATGGAAATATATAAGCATGCACTAACCTGAGGTCGTAACAATATAGGCATGCAATGGAAGATGCATTGTTCTGCAGGTTGTTATGAGCGGCAGAGGCATTTGCAGCATGTTAGGTTATTAGGTATATGTTATGTTCGTCTAGGCCGGCCAGGTATGATGAGTAGTTATTGTGAGAGAGCCCAATGGCACTAGGTTTGGTCAGGCGTCAGGTCTCAGCAGTAATTGGCTTTGCATCTTGCAGTGTTCACGACACCACAATTCAATGTGGAGCAGATGCAGCATCTGCAATTCTGCATTCACCATGCATGGCTCGTGGTTGTTGGTGTGCTACCTAGGAACACAATCCAGAAATGTACCAGTATATATGCACGCTGGAGCTAAGGCTAGTACTAAACAAAAGCAATTAATTTCAGTGTACTGTAGTCTACAGTTAATTCGATTTGCTGTATTATCTTGATTTCGATAAAACCTCcctttatccaaaaaaaaaaaatctctatgATGGATAAGTAAAACTAACTTTATATTGTGGTGAGAAGTAACCGCGGTTCTGCTGCAGCCGTAGTTTTCTGAATGTGGGATGATGCGCAGAGATATATAAAGCATTATGATTATTTTCAGTATGTTTCTGCTacaattttttagtattttccCCCCATAATATGGATGGGTCAGTAGTCCAGCCCACAGGACAGTACAGTATATAGTTGGTAGATAGATCCTTCAGTGCAATGTTACATAACTGCATTACTGTGGGTTTTGACTACTGTAGTGCAGTTACTCGTTTACTGCATTGTACCAGTCTCACATCCATTTTGTGTCCCAGCTAGCATGCATATATTTGAGACCAAATGAATCCTATAAGATGTCCAATCAAAGGTACTAGCGGATTGAGCAAGGAATTAAGCTGATCTCATAATAGTGCTGCCAGCTATTCCATTCCTTTTATGACACCATTTAACTAAAATAATTCGGCAAGCAAGAGACATGTCTCCTTCAATCTTAAACCTCTTCAAGCAGCTTGGACCATCTGAGCATCAGGAGATATTACCCTATTTGCATGCCTCTCTATTTAATTTGGATGCTTTTATTGCTTGTGTTACCATGTCCCTGGAGAGTGAGTGAACAAACCTGCTATAGTTAAAATCACTGTAAGAAATGTAGTAATTAGCATAGGCGTCCAAactgaaattaaaattgaGATATGCAGGTGATAGGGAAGGAGCTGTTTGGGCTTCTGAAGGAGCAGCACGGCAAGGGGTTTGAGTCTTTCATCGATGCCAAGGTTGTTCCACTGGCTGCAGACATGATGCATCACAACCTGGGCCTCGAGGACTCCACCCTGCGAGAGATCACCCAGGACCTCAACATCATCGTCAATGGAGCTGCCACTACCAACTTCTACGAAAGGTTATCGATTTTTCAGAGATCGATGAACACTCGGGTGATGGATCATCGATCAACGTCTCAACTTTTTACGATTGATTTTTCAGGTACGACGTGTCTCTGGATGTGAACGTGATGGGGGTGAAGTACCTGTGCCAGCTTGCCAAGAAGTGCGCCAAATTGGAGGTGTTCCTGCATGTCTCCACAGGTATGtctgaaagagagaaaaaagatgtAATCTTTGATTGAATGGCGGCAATGGCTGATGATGCTGATGCATGTATGTGATCAGCTTACGTGTGTGGCGAGAAGCAAGGGGTGGTGAAGGAGAGGGCATTCAGGGTGGGCGAGACGCTTCGGGAGGGGACGCAGCTGGACatcgaggaggaggtgcgGCTGGTGGCCGAGCAGAAGCAGCGgctggaggaggccggcgacgtCAAGGCGGAGAGGAAGGCGATGAAGGAGCTCGGGCTGGAGAGGGCGCGCCACTTCGGCTGGCCCAACACGTACGTCTTCAGCAAGGCCATGGGGGAGATGATGCTGCAGGAGCAGCTGGTGGGCCGCGGGAGCGGCATCGCCGTGGTGATCGCGCGCCCCAGCATCATCACCAGCGTCCACCGCGACCCGCTGCCCGGGTGGATCGAGGGCACCCGCACCATCGACGCCATCATCATCGGCTACGCCAAGCAGAGCCTCTCCTGCTTCCTCGCCGACCTCGACCTCATCATGGACGTGGTGCCCGGCGACCTGGTGGTGAACGCGATgatggcggcgatggcggcggcggcggag
This window harbors:
- the LOC102706126 gene encoding putative fatty acyl-CoA reductase 7, whose protein sequence is MSNMVGTMDEGRIIEYFKNKTVLITGSTGFLGKILVEKILRVQPDVRKIYLPVRAVDSATAKQRMQTEVIGKELFGLLKEQHGKGFESFIDAKVVPLAADMMHHNLGLEDSTLREITQDLNIIVNGAATTNFYERYDVSLDVNVMGVKYLCQLAKKCAKLEVFLHVSTAYVCGEKQGVVKERAFRVGETLREGTQLDIEEEVRLVAEQKQRLEEAGDVKAERKAMKELGLERARHFGWPNTYVFSKAMGEMMLQEQLVGRGSGIAVVIARPSIITSVHRDPLPGWIEGTRTIDAIIIGYAKQSLSCFLADLDLIMDVVPGDLVVNAMMAAMAAAAEPELTVYHVTSSVRNPAAYAVLYRTGFRYFTENPRVGKDGRVVRTREMHFFRSIASFRAFMAVAYALPLQLLRLLSLLCFGLLFARRYAELSRKYAFVMHLVDLYGPFALFKACFDDLNMDTLRSSFSMASSSRLFHMDPKAIDWDDYFYRIHIPGVIKYVLKK